In Pseudofrankia saprophytica, one genomic interval encodes:
- a CDS encoding glycosyltransferase family 2 protein: MSVSAIRQPHPPDASMLTAPGEDERFSAQRDAPYVTIVLPCYNEQDHVVMELERITRAMDASRYSYELLVIDDKSTDSTLAVLYEVASRYPKMRLMPFRRNGGSGTARRIGTRDARGQIVVWTDADMTYPNERIPEFIKYLDDHQDVDQVVGARLTEEGTHKWARVPAKWFIRMVAQRLSGMKIPDLNSGLRAFRREVSLPYLRLLPPGFSCVTTITMAFLSNQHPVDYIPIDYAKRSGKSKFHPFRDARRYILQVLRMVMYFDPIKVLMPVALWIMGLGFVKLIYDVIRYNFHVTTSTMLAILVGFQIAALALIGDLVARSRGSS; this comes from the coding sequence GTGAGTGTCAGCGCCATCCGCCAGCCCCACCCACCGGACGCGTCCATGCTCACCGCGCCCGGCGAAGACGAACGGTTCTCGGCCCAGCGAGACGCGCCGTACGTGACGATCGTCCTGCCTTGTTACAACGAGCAGGACCACGTCGTCATGGAGCTCGAGCGGATCACCAGGGCGATGGACGCCAGCCGCTACAGCTACGAGCTGCTGGTGATCGACGACAAGTCGACCGACAGCACCCTCGCGGTGCTGTACGAGGTGGCGTCCCGGTACCCGAAGATGCGGCTGATGCCGTTCCGCCGTAACGGCGGCTCCGGCACCGCGCGCCGGATCGGCACGCGCGACGCCCGCGGCCAGATCGTCGTGTGGACCGACGCCGACATGACCTACCCGAACGAGCGGATCCCCGAGTTCATCAAGTACCTCGACGACCACCAGGACGTCGACCAGGTCGTCGGGGCCCGGCTCACCGAGGAGGGCACCCACAAGTGGGCCCGGGTGCCGGCGAAGTGGTTCATCCGCATGGTCGCGCAGCGGCTGTCCGGCATGAAGATCCCCGACCTGAACTCGGGCCTGCGCGCGTTCCGCCGCGAGGTGTCGCTGCCGTACCTGCGGCTGCTGCCTCCCGGCTTCTCCTGCGTCACCACGATCACGATGGCGTTCCTGTCCAACCAGCACCCGGTGGACTACATCCCGATCGACTACGCGAAGCGGTCCGGGAAGTCGAAGTTCCACCCGTTCCGGGACGCGCGCCGCTACATCCTGCAGGTCCTGCGGATGGTCATGTACTTCGACCCGATCAAGGTCCTCATGCCGGTGGCACTGTGGATCATGGGTCTTGGCTTCGTGAAGCTGATCTACGACGTCATCCGGTACAACTTCCACGTCACGACGTCGACGATGCTGGCGATCCTGGTCGGCTTCCAGATCGCGGCGCTCGCGTTGATCGGCGACCTGGTGGCCCGCTCCCGTGGCAGCTCCTGA
- a CDS encoding ArnT family glycosyltransferase, translating to MPTVVEGRRTAVADARQLLPPEVRFRPWRVLRSAPAPVWLITAAFALLLGTWSVLVPQYHAPDEPHHVDAVMRLAEGKGWPPVGHALVSPETVGSIATAPYGARDKPRELAVGPFTAADAPARTDRPEWGELARAGQPAPDVQQMMQHPPLYYLAGAALVKLPPGAPQDLRFDLVIGLLRLMSVLMVAPLPLLAWASADRLTESRVAGRVAALVPLAVPMLTHIGSSVNNDALLVLTGALATLTLCYVLRGDTSMRTACWLGAFIGAAMLSKSLGVVFVPMAVVAYLLAWRRARKILTRTAGAGAGAGAGAGAGADTAGPRPGPDGRGSATGDFGPGAGGLASGGLGSGSGGLGAGVGGRRGAADSTPFLLAEAATGPAVPTGAARFPWRPLLVGSAAAVAFGAWWFVVNIVRYHAFQPSTPGFTPGSKLSGWGEYADVLVNGTILRWWGDFGWFEAHVPELAARIGTAVIAALIATGIAQARGAARRVDLLLMVWPTAGLFALMTLQSGLHFHRTYYVSGISGRYLFAGIASLAVAVGAGAASTGRFSRFAPPLTLAAALAMQGLAGQLLFRRWWEGPGGGPRAGLANLLAWSPWPKLAVEIVLGLCALALLATVVWSVVFAIRPVPRDPGERDDQDGRGSRSSQGGTLALATVGGDGDTTGVDGPTGGHDWFSAGPVGLGGQSRLGPDHPPSESEQTMSIPRRPGAHRHRRG from the coding sequence GTGCCCACTGTTGTGGAAGGCCGGCGTACGGCTGTCGCCGACGCCCGCCAGTTGCTGCCGCCCGAGGTGCGGTTCCGCCCCTGGCGGGTGCTGCGCTCCGCGCCGGCGCCCGTCTGGCTGATCACCGCCGCGTTCGCCCTGCTGCTGGGCACCTGGTCGGTGCTGGTGCCGCAGTACCACGCGCCGGACGAGCCGCACCATGTCGACGCCGTCATGCGGCTGGCCGAGGGCAAGGGCTGGCCGCCCGTGGGGCACGCCCTCGTCTCGCCCGAGACGGTCGGCTCGATCGCCACCGCGCCATACGGTGCCCGGGACAAGCCGCGCGAGCTCGCCGTCGGGCCGTTCACGGCGGCCGACGCGCCCGCGCGCACGGACCGGCCCGAGTGGGGAGAGCTGGCCAGGGCCGGTCAGCCGGCACCCGACGTGCAGCAGATGATGCAGCACCCGCCGCTCTACTACCTCGCCGGCGCGGCGCTGGTGAAGCTGCCGCCGGGCGCGCCGCAGGACCTGCGGTTCGACCTCGTCATCGGCCTGCTGCGCCTGATGAGCGTGCTGATGGTCGCGCCGCTGCCGCTGCTCGCCTGGGCGAGCGCGGACCGGCTCACCGAGAGCCGGGTGGCCGGCCGGGTCGCCGCGCTGGTACCGCTGGCGGTGCCGATGCTCACCCACATCGGCTCGAGCGTGAACAACGACGCCCTGCTGGTGCTCACCGGGGCGCTGGCGACCCTCACGCTGTGCTACGTGCTGCGCGGCGACACCTCGATGCGCACGGCCTGCTGGCTGGGCGCGTTCATCGGCGCCGCCATGCTGTCGAAGTCGTTGGGCGTCGTGTTCGTCCCGATGGCGGTCGTGGCCTACCTGCTGGCCTGGCGGCGCGCCCGCAAGATCCTGACCCGGACAGCCGGTGCCGGCGCTGGTGCTGGTGCTGGCGCTGGTGCTGGTGCCGACACGGCCGGTCCCAGGCCAGGCCCGGACGGCCGTGGCTCCGCCACTGGCGACTTCGGCCCCGGCGCGGGCGGGCTCGCCTCCGGCGGGCTCGGCTCCGGCTCCGGCGGGCTCGGCGCGGGTGTGGGCGGGCGGCGCGGGGCCGCGGACTCCACCCCGTTCCTGCTCGCCGAGGCGGCGACCGGGCCGGCCGTGCCGACAGGCGCCGCCCGCTTCCCGTGGCGACCGCTGCTGGTCGGCTCGGCGGCGGCGGTCGCCTTCGGCGCCTGGTGGTTCGTCGTCAACATCGTCCGCTACCACGCCTTCCAGCCGTCGACGCCCGGGTTCACCCCCGGCAGCAAACTGTCCGGCTGGGGCGAGTACGCCGACGTACTGGTCAACGGCACGATCCTGCGCTGGTGGGGCGACTTCGGCTGGTTCGAGGCGCATGTGCCGGAGCTGGCCGCCCGGATCGGCACCGCGGTGATCGCAGCGCTCATCGCCACCGGGATCGCCCAGGCGCGCGGCGCGGCCCGACGGGTCGACCTGCTGCTCATGGTGTGGCCAACGGCGGGTCTGTTCGCGTTGATGACGCTGCAGTCCGGCCTGCACTTCCACCGGACGTACTACGTCAGCGGCATCTCCGGCCGGTACCTGTTCGCCGGGATCGCGTCGCTCGCCGTGGCGGTCGGCGCGGGGGCCGCCTCGACTGGCAGGTTCTCCCGGTTCGCCCCGCCGCTGACGCTCGCCGCGGCGCTCGCGATGCAGGGCCTGGCCGGCCAGCTGCTGTTCCGCCGCTGGTGGGAGGGGCCGGGCGGCGGCCCCCGCGCCGGCCTCGCCAACCTGCTGGCCTGGTCGCCGTGGCCCAAGCTCGCGGTCGAGATCGTGCTCGGCCTGTGCGCGCTGGCGCTGCTGGCGACCGTCGTCTGGTCGGTGGTCTTCGCGATCCGCCCGGTGCCGCGCGACCCGGGCGAGCGCGACGACCAGGACGGCCGGGGTAGCCGGAGTAGCCAGGGCGGGACGCTCGCGCTCGCGACGGTCGGGGGCGACGGCGACACCACCGGTGTCGACGGTCCGACGGGTGGTCACGACTGGTTCAGCGCCGGCCCGGTCGGTTTGGGCGGTCAGTCCAGGCTCGGTCCCGACCACCCGCCGAGCGAGTCGGAGCAGACGATGTCCATCCCCCGTCGCCCCGGTGCGCATCGCCACCGCCGCGGCTGA
- a CDS encoding acyltransferase produces the protein MGAFRSDLREYVRHVRALHAGRETSALAFVAGLRYPLAYGKPIWTGSRTIIEGHERFEFSPGGVMRVGLGSFGLSTRHDSSVVRVHPEGRLRCEGVVSLQRGVRVVVDSGLLQLGHGVNINGFANILVRDRVSIGEHCTISWNTQIMDNDFHPIVIDGVQQPQSAPVVIEDHVWIGTGAIVLKGVTIGEGAIVAAGAVVTRDVPAKAIVAGSPAKVVGTADAWS, from the coding sequence GTGGGTGCGTTCAGGAGCGATCTTCGCGAGTACGTCCGGCATGTCCGTGCCCTGCACGCGGGCCGGGAGACGTCGGCGCTGGCGTTCGTCGCCGGGCTGCGTTACCCGCTGGCCTACGGCAAGCCGATCTGGACGGGCTCGCGCACGATCATCGAGGGCCACGAGCGTTTCGAGTTCAGCCCGGGCGGGGTGATGCGGGTCGGGCTCGGCTCGTTCGGCCTCTCCACCAGGCACGACTCGTCCGTCGTGCGGGTGCATCCCGAGGGCCGGCTGCGCTGCGAGGGCGTCGTCTCGCTGCAGCGCGGTGTGCGGGTGGTCGTCGACTCCGGGTTGCTGCAGCTGGGCCACGGGGTGAACATCAACGGCTTCGCGAACATCCTCGTCCGCGACCGGGTCTCCATCGGCGAGCACTGCACGATCTCGTGGAACACCCAGATCATGGACAACGACTTCCACCCGATCGTCATCGACGGCGTGCAGCAGCCACAGAGCGCGCCGGTCGTGATCGAGGACCACGTCTGGATCGGCACCGGTGCGATCGTGCTGAAGGGCGTGACCATCGGCGAGGGCGCGATCGTCGCCGCCGGAGCCGTGGTGACCCGGGACGTCCCGGCCAAGGCGATCGTCGCCGGCTCGCCCGCGAAGGTCGTCGGTACCGCCGACGCTTGGTCCTAA
- a CDS encoding class I SAM-dependent methyltransferase, with protein MRATTRTAPIRQTRPRRTRTRPAEARGRQLRYSEIEPRSLDEFTRRRKARKLIAVLAHFLGRDQAGPRALAGLRVLDVGCSAGFICDELAAAGADVTGVDIDVAGLRRARARFARRAWFVQADGLSLPLATGSFDVVVMNHIYEHVVDADVLAAEVRRVLAPDGIAYLGLGNRLGIMEPHHRLPLLSWLPRGLADSYLRAAGRGEHYYERYRTRAGLRRMLATAGLRAWDYTVPVLFAPDHFHAEADVPRLPGPLRRLPLRGKVVDQLPVTARAWLARAALPLAPTYLWVATPGPRHPAGGPLPIPPRPVDASRLSRTFGVS; from the coding sequence GTGAGAGCGACGACACGCACTGCGCCGATACGTCAGACCAGACCCCGCCGAACCAGGACGCGTCCCGCCGAGGCGCGTGGGCGCCAGCTGCGCTACTCCGAGATCGAGCCCCGCTCGCTCGACGAGTTCACCCGCCGCCGCAAGGCTCGCAAGCTCATCGCGGTGCTGGCCCACTTCCTCGGCCGCGACCAGGCCGGGCCACGGGCACTCGCCGGGCTGCGGGTGCTCGACGTCGGCTGCTCCGCCGGCTTCATCTGCGACGAGCTCGCCGCCGCCGGCGCCGACGTGACCGGCGTCGACATCGACGTCGCCGGCCTGCGCCGCGCCAGGGCGCGGTTCGCCAGGCGCGCCTGGTTCGTCCAGGCCGACGGGCTCTCCCTGCCGCTGGCGACCGGCTCCTTCGACGTCGTCGTCATGAACCACATCTACGAGCACGTCGTCGACGCCGACGTGCTCGCGGCGGAGGTGCGTCGCGTGCTCGCGCCGGACGGCATCGCCTACCTCGGCCTCGGCAACAGGCTCGGCATCATGGAGCCGCACCACCGCCTGCCGCTGCTGTCCTGGCTGCCCCGGGGGCTCGCCGACAGCTACCTGCGGGCCGCCGGCCGCGGTGAGCACTACTACGAGCGCTACCGCACCCGCGCCGGCCTGCGCCGGATGCTCGCCACCGCCGGCCTGCGCGCCTGGGACTACACGGTCCCGGTGCTGTTCGCCCCCGACCACTTCCACGCCGAGGCCGACGTGCCGCGCCTTCCGGGCCCGCTGCGCCGACTGCCCCTGCGCGGCAAGGTGGTGGACCAGTTGCCGGTGACCGCGCGCGCCTGGCTCGCGCGCGCCGCGCTGCCGCTCGCCCCGACCTACCTGTGGGTCGCCACGCCCGGCCCGCGGCACCCCGCCGGCGGCCCGCTGCCCATTCCGCCGCGCCCGGTCGACGCCTCCCGCCTGTCCCGAACGTTCGGGGTCTCCTAG
- a CDS encoding class I SAM-dependent methyltransferase, which produces MNSLRDDALAYFGHQVHVMRRREVSTLLRWAGDLRGRTLLDVAGGDGYWAGQAIRRGARAVCLDLARHKLEFGGRLRGHPGLIEGDALALPFADGSFDVVMSVCAIEHFDDGAAALAEMARVLRPGGDLVMSADALTRAERWPAMLARHRQRYHVKHTYPADVLTKLLDAAGLDVVEQTHMFRSERAERFYLTLSSKGGRAGWNAAAPLSPLVALDDRRTPDDGGSVVLTHARRRG; this is translated from the coding sequence ATGAACTCGCTGCGCGACGACGCCTTGGCGTACTTCGGGCACCAGGTGCACGTGATGCGCCGCCGGGAGGTTTCCACCCTGCTTCGCTGGGCGGGCGACCTGCGCGGGCGCACCCTGCTCGACGTCGCCGGCGGGGACGGCTACTGGGCCGGCCAGGCCATCCGCCGCGGCGCGCGCGCCGTCTGCCTGGACCTCGCGCGGCACAAGCTGGAGTTCGGCGGGCGGCTGCGCGGCCATCCGGGGCTGATCGAGGGCGACGCGCTCGCGCTGCCGTTCGCGGACGGCTCCTTCGACGTCGTCATGTCCGTCTGCGCGATCGAGCACTTCGACGACGGCGCGGCCGCGCTGGCCGAGATGGCGCGCGTGCTGCGCCCCGGTGGCGACCTGGTGATGTCCGCCGACGCGCTGACCAGGGCCGAACGCTGGCCGGCGATGCTCGCGCGGCACCGGCAGCGTTACCACGTCAAGCACACCTATCCCGCGGACGTGCTGACCAAGCTGCTGGACGCCGCCGGCCTGGACGTCGTCGAGCAGACGCACATGTTCCGGTCGGAGCGCGCCGAGCGGTTCTACCTGACGCTGTCGAGCAAGGGCGGCCGGGCCGGCTGGAACGCCGCAGCTCCGCTGTCCCCGCTGGTAGCGCTGGACGACCGGCGCACCCCCGACGACGGCGGCAGCGTGGTCCTGACCCATGCCCGTCGCCGTGGCTGA
- a CDS encoding glycosyltransferase family 4 protein, translating to MRVGFLVEQLFAPVPGGTGRYTAELVAALARTAAPGDGVTSWCALRPEHRPTARLTRLGGAAASRLTGGRLPGGQAPTADAAIPGVLGPLRLPAGRRALAAAWARGVGPAPTGVDVVHAPTLLLPPRRKGTALVVTIHDAVPWTHPRTLTPHGARWHQEMGERAARTADAIVVPTLAVAEDLRSFLRVPEERLHVVGEGIAEAVLRVGPDADARARRLGLPPSGYLLTLATLEPRKGLEVALAALGMLTGPAVQLPLLHVGQPGWGGLDIDVEAKKLGVPIGRFRSLGRIDDADLAVVLSRATILVVPSRSEGFGLPVVEAMAHGVPVVVSDVPALVEVAGPAGTVVPVDDPQAIAAAVIRIAGDAALRARLSRLGHERAQHFSWIEAARACWALYRRVNGSPAMSVADDGRA from the coding sequence GTGCGGGTGGGTTTCCTGGTCGAGCAGCTGTTCGCGCCGGTGCCGGGCGGCACCGGCCGCTACACGGCCGAGCTCGTCGCCGCCCTGGCCCGCACCGCCGCGCCGGGTGACGGCGTCACCAGCTGGTGCGCGTTGCGCCCCGAACATCGTCCGACGGCTCGCCTCACGCGCCTCGGCGGCGCCGCCGCCAGCAGGCTGACCGGCGGCCGGCTCCCGGGCGGGCAGGCGCCGACGGCCGACGCGGCCATCCCCGGGGTGCTCGGCCCGCTACGGCTTCCAGCGGGGCGCAGGGCGCTCGCGGCCGCCTGGGCGCGCGGCGTCGGGCCGGCACCGACCGGCGTCGACGTCGTGCACGCCCCGACGCTGCTGCTCCCGCCTCGGCGGAAGGGCACGGCGCTGGTGGTCACGATCCACGACGCCGTCCCGTGGACCCACCCCCGCACGCTCACTCCGCACGGCGCCCGCTGGCACCAGGAGATGGGGGAGCGCGCCGCTCGCACCGCCGACGCGATCGTCGTCCCCACGCTCGCCGTCGCCGAGGACCTGCGCTCCTTCCTGCGGGTGCCCGAGGAACGGCTGCACGTCGTCGGCGAGGGCATCGCCGAGGCCGTGCTGCGCGTCGGCCCGGACGCCGACGCGCGGGCCCGCCGGCTCGGCCTGCCGCCCAGCGGCTACCTGCTGACGTTGGCCACCCTGGAGCCGCGCAAGGGGCTGGAAGTGGCGCTGGCGGCCCTGGGAATGCTCACCGGCCCCGCAGTCCAGCTGCCGCTGTTGCACGTCGGCCAGCCGGGCTGGGGCGGGCTGGACATCGATGTGGAGGCGAAGAAGCTCGGCGTGCCGATCGGGCGGTTCCGCTCGCTTGGCCGGATCGACGACGCCGACCTCGCGGTGGTGCTGTCGCGCGCGACGATTCTGGTCGTTCCGTCGCGTTCGGAGGGCTTTGGTCTGCCCGTCGTCGAGGCGATGGCGCACGGGGTGCCGGTCGTCGTCTCGGACGTGCCCGCGCTTGTCGAGGTCGCGGGCCCGGCGGGGACGGTCGTGCCGGTGGACGACCCGCAGGCGATCGCCGCCGCCGTGATCCGGATCGCCGGCGATGCGGCGCTGCGCGCCCGGTTGTCGCGCCTTGGGCATGAACGGGCGCAGCACTTTAGCTGGATTGAGGCAGCGCGCGCGTGCTGGGCGCTCTACCGTCGAGTCAATGGTTCCCCGGCCATGTCCGTCGCCGATGACGGGCGGGCGTAG
- a CDS encoding glycosyltransferase family 4 protein, whose amino-acid sequence MAAPEPVGRRRRVTIVGPTHPYKGGIAQHTTELAHRLAVRGHDVRIESWCDQYPARLYPGQQRVDAPEMEPFPATGYPLSWRRPDGWVRLGRRLRATADVVIVVVVTPIQAPAYLGILSGLGRSLSRSRTGTQAGTRARLGGRRRAGAPAGPAVLALCHNVLPHERRPVDEPLIRAVLRRADAVLVHTDAEATRAAALTGAPVRVAAMAPHLWATPTRRVHQHAAGTVGAAATPAAPATPAAPAASAASAASGGRVPRRRLLFFGLVRPYKGLDVLLRALASGPPDIALTVAGEFWGGTDETRALIAELGLTDRVELRPGYVDAADVPALFDAADALVLPYRAGTASQNVDLAHLHGLPVVATSVGTLPAAVADGVDGLLVPPEDPGALAVALRRLYEPGVLAALAAKVRPPDTAGGWERYLDVLADAVEAEVEVEVERSERG is encoded by the coding sequence GTGGCAGCTCCTGAGCCCGTAGGCCGCCGTCGGCGCGTCACGATCGTCGGGCCGACCCACCCGTACAAGGGCGGGATCGCGCAGCACACCACGGAGCTCGCCCACCGGCTGGCCGTGCGGGGCCACGACGTGCGGATCGAGTCGTGGTGTGATCAGTACCCGGCCCGGCTCTACCCCGGGCAGCAGCGCGTCGACGCGCCCGAGATGGAGCCGTTCCCGGCCACCGGCTACCCGTTGTCGTGGCGGCGGCCGGATGGCTGGGTGCGGCTCGGCCGGCGGCTGCGCGCCACCGCCGACGTGGTCATCGTCGTCGTGGTCACCCCGATCCAGGCCCCCGCCTATCTGGGCATCCTCTCCGGCCTGGGCCGGTCCCTGTCGCGGTCGCGGACCGGCACCCAAGCCGGCACGCGCGCCCGCCTGGGCGGGCGCCGCCGCGCTGGCGCGCCGGCCGGGCCGGCGGTGCTCGCGCTCTGTCACAACGTGCTGCCGCATGAGCGCCGGCCGGTCGACGAGCCGCTGATCAGGGCCGTGTTGCGCCGCGCGGACGCCGTCCTCGTCCACACCGACGCCGAGGCGACCCGCGCCGCCGCCCTGACCGGCGCACCCGTGCGCGTCGCCGCGATGGCTCCCCACCTGTGGGCCACGCCGACCCGCCGGGTGCACCAGCACGCCGCCGGGACGGTGGGCGCCGCCGCGACCCCCGCCGCCCCCGCGACCCCCGCCGCCCCCGCCGCCTCCGCCGCCTCCGCCGCCTCCGGTGGCCGGGTGCCGCGGCGGCGGCTGCTGTTCTTTGGGCTGGTGCGTCCCTACAAGGGGCTCGACGTGCTGCTGCGGGCCCTCGCGTCCGGGCCGCCGGACATCGCGCTCACGGTCGCGGGCGAGTTCTGGGGCGGGACGGACGAGACCAGGGCGCTCATCGCCGAGCTGGGGCTCACCGACCGGGTCGAGTTGCGCCCCGGGTACGTCGACGCGGCCGACGTGCCCGCGCTGTTCGACGCCGCCGACGCGCTGGTGCTGCCCTACCGGGCCGGTACCGCGTCGCAGAACGTCGACCTCGCGCACCTGCATGGCCTGCCGGTCGTCGCGACCTCGGTCGGCACCCTGCCGGCGGCCGTCGCCGACGGGGTGGACGGCCTGCTGGTCCCGCCGGAGGACCCCGGGGCACTGGCCGTGGCGCTGCGCCGCCTCTATGAGCCCGGGGTGCTCGCGGCGCTGGCCGCCAAGGTGCGCCCGCCGGACACCGCCGGCGGCTGGGAGCGCTACCTGGACGTCCTGGCGGACGCGGTCGAGGCCGAGGTCGAGGTCGAGGTCGAGCGATCCGAGCGAGGGTAG
- a CDS encoding glycosyltransferase family 2 protein, which translates to MSVEPEIRVVVVTFRSGEVIGSFLDTLAKATARSYEVVIVDNSPELDAATAAAARRPEARLVRPGRNLGYGAAANRGAAGARGSWIVVSNADIAFTPGSLDELVDAAARWPRGGSFGPGIVTPDGALYPSARALPSLGRGAGHALFGWFWPTNPWTASYRRERGAPEEMTTGWLSGSVQLLRREAFEAVAGFDESYFMFMEDVDLDRRLGLADWSCVYVPSAVVEHLGGHSTKRTSRRMVVAHHRSMVRYLCRQYAGPAYLPLRVLLTAGLGARLLLALAFAKDSAGARATRSAELLTTGEPDGARPAGP; encoded by the coding sequence GTGAGTGTTGAGCCGGAGATCCGGGTTGTCGTCGTGACCTTCCGGTCCGGTGAGGTCATCGGGAGCTTCCTGGACACGCTGGCCAAGGCGACGGCGCGCAGCTACGAGGTCGTCATCGTCGACAACTCGCCCGAGCTGGACGCGGCCACCGCCGCGGCCGCCCGGCGGCCCGAGGCGCGCCTCGTCCGGCCGGGGCGCAACCTCGGCTACGGTGCCGCCGCCAACCGCGGCGCGGCCGGCGCCCGCGGGAGCTGGATCGTCGTCTCCAACGCCGACATCGCCTTCACCCCGGGCTCGCTGGACGAACTGGTCGACGCCGCCGCGCGCTGGCCGCGCGGCGGCTCGTTCGGCCCGGGCATCGTCACCCCGGACGGCGCGCTCTACCCGTCCGCCCGCGCCCTGCCCTCGCTCGGCCGGGGCGCCGGGCACGCGCTGTTCGGCTGGTTCTGGCCGACGAACCCGTGGACGGCGTCCTACCGGCGTGAGCGCGGCGCGCCGGAGGAGATGACCACCGGCTGGCTGTCCGGCTCGGTCCAGCTGCTGCGCCGGGAGGCGTTCGAGGCGGTCGCCGGCTTCGACGAGTCGTACTTCATGTTCATGGAGGACGTCGACCTCGACCGCAGGCTGGGGCTGGCCGACTGGAGTTGCGTCTACGTGCCGAGCGCGGTCGTCGAGCACCTGGGCGGCCACTCCACGAAGCGCACGTCGCGGCGGATGGTCGTCGCCCACCACCGCAGCATGGTGCGCTACCTGTGCCGCCAGTACGCCGGGCCGGCGTACCTGCCGCTGCGGGTGCTGCTCACGGCTGGCCTGGGCGCTCGGCTCCTGCTCGCACTGGCGTTCGCCAAGGACAGCGCCGGCGCCCGCGCCACCCGTTCCGCCGAACTGCTCACCACCGGCGAGCCGGACGGCGCGCGCCCGGCCGGGCCGTGA
- a CDS encoding glycosyltransferase family 4 protein has protein sequence MGPRVLVDATSVPADRGGVGRYVDGLVAALGAAGADLALVCQRSDEERYSRLAPDATVLSGPAAIAHRPARLAWEQTGLPLVAEQVAADVIHSPHYTMPLRAQRPVCVTIHDVTFFTEPEMHTAVKGTFFRSAMRTAVRKADRIIVPSKATRDELVRVLDGESTTTDVAYHGVDTATFHPPTDEDKSRVRMRLGLGGRRYVAFLGMLEPRKNVPNLIRAWAEAVHWRDEPPALVLAGGSGWDDEVDAAIAAVPSHLRVLRPGYLRFSDLPGYLGGSELVAYPSHGEGFGLPVLEAMACGAPVLTTPRLSLPEVGGDAVAYTQPDVDSIARELGSLLDDADRRAQLAVAGLARAREFTWAASADAHLASYARAVAEA, from the coding sequence GTGGGACCCCGGGTGCTCGTCGACGCCACCTCGGTCCCAGCGGACCGTGGCGGCGTCGGGCGCTATGTCGATGGGCTGGTGGCGGCTCTTGGCGCGGCCGGCGCCGATCTGGCGCTGGTGTGCCAACGGTCGGACGAAGAAAGATACAGCCGGTTGGCGCCGGACGCCACCGTTCTGTCCGGGCCGGCCGCGATCGCGCACCGGCCCGCTCGGCTCGCCTGGGAACAGACCGGCCTACCGCTGGTGGCCGAGCAGGTCGCCGCGGATGTGATCCACTCGCCGCACTACACGATGCCGCTGCGCGCGCAGCGGCCGGTGTGCGTGACGATCCACGACGTCACGTTCTTCACCGAGCCGGAGATGCACACCGCCGTCAAGGGGACGTTCTTCCGCTCGGCGATGCGCACCGCGGTGCGCAAGGCCGACCGGATCATCGTGCCGTCCAAGGCCACCCGCGACGAGCTGGTCCGCGTCCTCGACGGTGAGTCGACCACGACCGACGTCGCATACCACGGCGTCGACACGGCGACCTTCCACCCGCCGACGGACGAGGACAAGAGCCGCGTCCGGATGCGCCTCGGCCTCGGCGGCCGCCGCTACGTCGCCTTCCTGGGCATGCTCGAACCCCGCAAGAACGTGCCCAACCTCATCCGTGCCTGGGCCGAGGCGGTGCACTGGCGTGACGAGCCGCCGGCCCTGGTGCTCGCGGGCGGCTCCGGCTGGGACGACGAGGTGGACGCCGCCATCGCCGCCGTGCCGAGCCACCTGCGCGTGCTGCGGCCCGGCTACCTGCGCTTCTCCGACCTGCCGGGCTACCTGGGCGGCTCGGAGCTGGTCGCCTACCCGTCGCACGGCGAGGGGTTCGGCCTGCCGGTGCTGGAGGCGATGGCCTGCGGCGCCCCGGTGCTCACCACCCCCCGGCTCTCGCTGCCGGAGGTCGGCGGCGACGCCGTCGCCTACACCCAGCCGGACGTCGACTCGATCGCCCGTGAGCTCGGGTCGCTGCTCGACGACGCCGACCGGCGGGCCCAGCTCGCCGTCGCGGGCCTCGCCCGCGCCCGCGAGTTCACCTGGGCGGCCAGCGCCGACGCCCACCTGGCCAGCTACGCCCGCGCCGTCGCCGAGGCATAG